The sequence below is a genomic window from Desulfomonile tiedjei.
TAGACACATCAAACCTTCACATCACAAAGCCCAATATCGCTCTTGGCTTCATTAAACTGGCTTTTCTATAGGACAGGTTCTGCTTGACAAGAGTTACGTACTCGGGGTTAATATATGCCACTCCAACTGAGACGAGGAGGCATGTTCACCACCTGTTATTTCCAAGCTTTAAGGAGCATCGCCGAATTACATGATATTCAAGAAAAATGCCCTCTTCATAATCGAAGTCGGCGAGGAAGATCTTATCGGCGACGTGGTCAAGGAATGGCTTGAAAGCCTCACCGCTGATCCATTCGGCATTGCTGTTCGCCTGGTGACGAACCGCGAATTCCGCAGTACGGATGTGCAGGGTAAGGACATAATCTTCGTTTTCAATGTGCAAATGCCTGACCCGGACGGGTTTGCGGTGCTGTCACATCTCCAACAGATTGGTTCTGTCATTCCGGTCGTGGTGAGTTCTGGTGGAATAACCCCAGATTCATTTTATCATCAGCTCAGGCTACGTCGAATCCAACTTAGGACGGATCCAGTGTTCATCAACAAGCCTTTTTCCCTTGACCAGTTGGCCGACGTTTTTCTTAATATCTTGTTCTTGAACCCTGCTCGGCGTGGCGCACGCGGAGTCGAACTTGTCCGCATAGAGCCTATTAACGTGGAGGTCATAACCCATTTAGCGGTACACAGTGCCGAGCTGTATAGCGTGTCTGACCGTTTCTTTGAGGAACTCCTGGCAGAACTTCTTAAGGAAAAGGGGTGGGAGGTGACACTGACGCCTGTGGGTGCGGACAACGGCATTGACATAATCGCTATTAGGCATTCAATGGACGAATCGCAAATGATGCTCGTTCAGGCCAAGAGATTTGCAAAGCACAGGAAAGTAGGTGTCGCGGCAGTAAGAGAACTGCTCCATGTAATTGATGACACCCGTGCCACTTGTGGCATGTTGGCGACGACTTCGTCTTTTACTCGACATGCAGAGGCTAAACAGCTTTCTTACAAATGGCGTCTGACGTTGAAGGGCCACTCGGACATTGTTCGCTGGCTTCGGCAGTATCAGGTCAGTAGAAAGTAGTGCCAAGTGACCAATGGCTCGCTAACAATCTCCGCACCGCTATTCCCAGACTAACAGTGCCCACATCCCATGTCACCAGTATTCCCGCCCACTTAACCCGCCTCCCGCGCTAACCTCCTAATACCACTATCTAATTCTGAAACAAACAATAACCGCTCCATGTCTCTCTTTTTGAATTCCAATTAACCACACAGATTCACAATTAACACTGTTCACCAATTAGTAAATATGCCTCACTCAAAAATCGTAATTAAGTCAGATGAGAAGCGCATTATCTACGGCTCTGTCTACGCCCCCATGCTCGTGGATACGCAGGGCGAGATGATGAAAGCAGATGAAATCGAGGCTATGGCACACCGCTTTATGCTTTCAGGACGCCTTTCTGCCATAGATACAGATCATAACCTAGTATCTAACGGCACACGCATAGTTGAATCCTTTATTGCCCGACAAGGAGACCCCGACTTTGAGCCTGGAGAATGGGTCATAGGGGTCAAAGTGTTTGATGACTCAATATGGGACTCAGTCAAGAAAGGCGAACTGAACGGCTTCTCCTTCTATGGTCTTGTCAATCGTTCAGACGCCGTTGTCTCCCTGTCCCAACCCGTCCGAGGCAGTGGCACCACTGAACCCTCGGCAGGTGGTCCTCTCCCCACTCATGACCACACAGTCACTCTGGTCTTTAACGAACAAGCCAGTGTAGAGCCTACATATACCAACGAAGCCCTCAACCACAGACACTTTGTGTCACGAACTACAGCAACAGAAATCACTTGGGATCACGCTCACCGCTTGATCCTGGACACTAATTAGTACCTCAGAGGCGTAAGTTTGCCCATCAAAATTGAGTCCGAAGAAGCACTTGGTACAGTCGGCATCCTCTCCAGCGCAGACGTTCAGTTCATTAGTATGGTCGCTCACGGGGCCAACTGGAGACCTTACACCTCAATTAAAACTGAGACAGCAGGAGCCTTAGATATGGCAGGTCAACGTGTACACGCAATAATTTTGCCCCTCGATAATGCTGATGCAATCCTAAACGATCTGTCTGGGATGGATATTGAGGAACTCAGGAACCTTTTAGGCGATGCCGAGTTTGATGGCATCAAGACAGAAAAAGCAGAGAAATTTGAGACGACTATTAGATACACACAAAAGGACGAATCTGACTTCAAAGAACAAGCCTTTATCCTTAAGCCCATAGCAGAGACCGGCGCTCAGGTCGTGTTGGGAGAGATCAAAGACAAGCAAGACGTTCCTACAATCCCCACTGATACCAACCTCCAGGACAGCGCCAAGATCGACACACCTGATCCTATCACCGGCGTAATCACCGAAATACAGGCGCTCAAAAATGAGGTTCTAGCCAAATTGAATGAAATATCCCCCCGTGGAGGAATTGATACCATGTTCGAGTCTAAAGACGAATTGAAAACCTTTATTGTTGATACTGTCAACGAAACACTGGCTAAAGCAGAGGCTGAAAAGCCTGCAACTGTTGAAGTTGAGAAGACTGAAACTGATCTCACTGACACCATAACTGAACTCGCTCAGAAACTTGGAGAGTTAGAAAGTAACCTTTCTCAGCTTACTGAAAAGACTGAGGCGCTTGCACATACTCCATCTTGCGCTCCGTCTCCTGATGAGGACGTTGCGATCAAGACTGATAGCAAGAGCAAGTTCGGTACCCTCTTTTCCGTCAAGAAAGCATCCTAAATAACTTCAATTTGTATCCCAATTTGTAACTAACCCACCGGCACTACCCGCGCATAGCCGTAATTGATGCCGCTACCCTTGAATTGATACTGGAGGAATTGATAAATGTCTGCTCCTACTCATCGCGAGATAGCTCGCAAAGATGATCTTACTGTACTCGATCTCAAAAACACTGGTGGTTACCTCAACGCTGAACAGGCCGATGCCTTTATTGAGATGACACTCGCGCAACCCACACTTTTAAGTGACATTCGTGTTGACACTATGTTGGCTCCTAAGAAGAAATTGGAGTCTGCTGGTTTTAATAGCAGGATATTGCACGTCGCTTCTTCAGGAACTGCATTTACTGAAGAGAAGCGTGCCAAGTTAGGTCTAGCCAAAGTTGAACTCGACGTTAAGAACATGCGAGCCAACGTAAGGCTGCCCTATGATGTTGTTGAAGACAACATCGCCAAGGGAAACTTTCCTGACTGGCTCATGGGTCAGATGTCAAGACGTGCTGCTCTGGACATGGAAGAGATAATTGTCCTCGGAGATACGTCCAGCGGTGACGAAGACCTTGCGATCTTTAATGGCGTCCTAAAGCAAGCAACATCTCACGCCATAGACAACTCAGGTAATCCTCAAGACGTAGGCATGGACCCATTTGACGCCGCTCTTGTAGAGATGCCGTCTGAGTTTGTTAGAGACCTGGAGAATATGCGTTTCTACGTCTCTCCTGTGACAGAGACCTTGTATAAGAGGTATCTGGCGTCTAGGGGGACTGCGCTTGGTGACGAAATGATTCAGGTTGGTGGTAGACGTGTTGTGACTCACCAGGGAATTCCGGTTTACAGAGTCCCTTGGATGCCTAACAGCAAGTTTCTTTTGACCCACCGCGAAAACATTGTCGCTGGTATCTATCGTCAAATCCTTTTGGAGACCGATAAGGACATTGAATCTGAAGAGTACATTTTCGTCTTGTCTGTTCGTTTTGACGTGAAATACCTCGATGGGACTGGCGTGGTCAAATACACCGGTTTGAACGCAACTATCCCGACTGTGTAACACCATGATCCAAGTCACGCTGCTCCGAAGACCCCACCAGACGTTTACCTTTCAGGTGGGGTCTCAGACCTATCGTTTCATCGGCTCACAGACTGTCGAGACAACTAGAGAGATCGCAGAGGCTTGCCTACAGAAGTTTGAGGACGACAAGCCCCTATTTGAGGTCATTGGACTGAGTGGTGACCCTGACGCTGATGTTTCTCAGGTGCTTGGAATTCAAATGGACTTTGCAGAATGGCCCTCGTCACAACAATAGGCAGTAAGAACAGCAATTCGTATATCACTTTAGCTTACGCTGATTCTGTTATCTCAGTTTCGTCCATCTATGACACTACAGCATGGAATGCCCTCACAGACGCTGCTAGAGAGGAAAGGCTTGTTCTGGCCTGTCTCCTTATGAACCGTCTCTCCTGGGCAGGGTTCAAGGTTTACACGAACCAAGCCTTAGCATTTCCCAGGTGGTGGACCTCCGGGGACGAAATAGAGATACCTGAGAATGTCCAAAAGGCGCAGGCTCTCATTGCCTATGACGTAATTCACCGCGGCACAGTCAATGTTAGTGACCCGTCGTCTGGTACGTCCAAAGCCGCTGTCAAAAGCCTGTCCCTCTTTCAGAGTCTCTCTGTAACACGCGCTGATGGGCCGATGAGTCCTGGGGACGCCTCTCTGTTTGAGATGCTCATTCGCAGCAGCCACTTTCCTATTTATCTGCTGATAGAGC
It includes:
- a CDS encoding restriction endonuclease, giving the protein MIFKKNALFIIEVGEEDLIGDVVKEWLESLTADPFGIAVRLVTNREFRSTDVQGKDIIFVFNVQMPDPDGFAVLSHLQQIGSVIPVVVSSGGITPDSFYHQLRLRRIQLRTDPVFINKPFSLDQLADVFLNILFLNPARRGARGVELVRIEPINVEVITHLAVHSAELYSVSDRFFEELLAELLKEKGWEVTLTPVGADNGIDIIAIRHSMDESQMMLVQAKRFAKHRKVGVAAVRELLHVIDDTRATCGMLATTSSFTRHAEAKQLSYKWRLTLKGHSDIVRWLRQYQVSRK
- a CDS encoding phage major capsid protein: MSAPTHREIARKDDLTVLDLKNTGGYLNAEQADAFIEMTLAQPTLLSDIRVDTMLAPKKKLESAGFNSRILHVASSGTAFTEEKRAKLGLAKVELDVKNMRANVRLPYDVVEDNIAKGNFPDWLMGQMSRRAALDMEEIIVLGDTSSGDEDLAIFNGVLKQATSHAIDNSGNPQDVGMDPFDAALVEMPSEFVRDLENMRFYVSPVTETLYKRYLASRGTALGDEMIQVGGRRVVTHQGIPVYRVPWMPNSKFLLTHRENIVAGIYRQILLETDKDIESEEYIFVLSVRFDVKYLDGTGVVKYTGLNATIPTV